Genomic DNA from Manis pentadactyla isolate mManPen7 chromosome 14, mManPen7.hap1, whole genome shotgun sequence:
CCCTGGACTTGTCTCCCTGGTGCGGATCATCCCCTCCCTGGCTGGTCTGGGAACTCCAGGAGCCCGAGGGTTAGGGAAGGAATGCAGGAGCAGGCTGCCAGTCCAGTGCAGGGTCCGCGGGGGCCTCCTGGCTGCGCTTGGGTGATTAGCAGCCACCCTGGCCCCAGCCTGTTGTCTGGACTGGGACTCCCGCCTAGTTCCTCCCTGGTCCCTGGAGCTGAGATCTGGCGCCTACTACTCAGGCCCGCCAACTGGGGCTTGACCCGTCCTCCACTGCGCCCCTTCTGGCCTTAGTTTCCCTGTGTGAACTTAAGGGAAAGTCTGGGTCGGCTAAGGGAGACGGCAGCCTCCAGCCAACTTGATCTGCTGGCGCCCCCTGCTGGTGCCACCTGGAATAACGCCTCTCTGAACTATGAGGTACATAAGtcatcccactttacagatgaggaagctgagagtCAGAGACGTTAAATCATCTGTCCCAGGTCAACAGCTAGTAATTGGCGAAGCTGGGGTTTGAACCTAGATTTGTCTGAATCTGGTGCTTCTACCCTAACTGGGATGCAGGCAGTGGCAGGCCAGCACCTGAACTTTTCTCAGTCCTTGCATACTTGCAGGGCTCAGGAGCAGAATTTGAGGGAAGGAGATTACTCCAGTCTCTAGTCATTGCCCACTCAGGCATTGCCCCGCTGCCCTTACTTGGGTAGACCTTAAGGCACACCCAGAGAAACTGAGGGTCAGGGGCCAGTCCTACAGGCCCTGAACTGGTGTGTGCCTCTGCCTACAGAACTGCCCCCATCTGAGTTCCTGCAAGTGGCTGAGGCCACGTGGCTGGTGCTGAATGTGTCATCACACAGCGGTGCAACAGTGCAGGCTGCTGGGGTCACCAAGATTGCCCGCTCAGTCATCGCCCCACTGGCCGAGCACCATGTGTCTGTGCTGATGCTGTCCACTTACCAGACGGACTTCATCTTGGTGAGTTTTCCACAGGTGCTGGAGGACAGGGTGCCCGGGAACCCATGTGATGGGCCATCTCCCTCTGGCCCAGGTGCGGGAGCAGGACCTGTCCGTGGTGATCCACACACTGGCCCAGGAGTTTGACATTTACCGAGAAGTGGGTGGGGAGCCTGTGCCTGTTGCCAGGGATGATTCCAGCAATGGCTTTCCCCGTGCTCAGCATGGTGAGTGTGGATCTCTGACACCCAGACTTGGGTGGGGGCTCCTCTTCCCACTGGGTCCCTTGCCTTGGGTGAGTGGGTCTGTGGGCATGGGGATAACCAGCTGATACCAACTGCCTCCCAAGATAGGGTGATGGGGAGGGGGAAATCTGGGAAAGTTCCTGGGGAGCCCTACACACACCCAGCCCAGGTCCTTCCCTGGCCAGCCACCAGGGGGCGCGCCAGCCTGCAGTCACCCTTAAACCTGCCACCGTTCGGTCCCTCCCAGCAGGGCCCAGTCCCACTGTGCATCCCATCCAGAGCCCACAAAACCGCTTTTGTGTCCTCACATTGGACCCCGAGACACTGCCAGCCATCGCCACCACCCTCATTGATGTCCTCTTCTACTCGTACAGGTGGGCCTCATTTGTACTTAGTCTCAGTCCTGACACCACCGTTCCCTGTGCACTGTCCCACCACCTTCCATTCATGCCCAGTTCTGCAACTCTATGCCCTGTTCTGTGGTTTGGGTTCCTGGTAGCCCCTGAGGCCCACATGCCCTTCATTGATGGTCCAGAGAGGCCCTGACACTACAGGTGGAGCCCTCTCCTGGAGTGGGGGTAGAGCCACCCCTGAGCTGTGCCCTGGTTGGGCCCACCGGCTCTGGGGTCCCGTCTCTCTGGCACAGACGGGGTTCAtcatcctccccaacccccacttAGCACCGCAGGAGATAAGGGCTCTCTGCCGGGAGGAAAATGGCTCAGAAACAGGGAGGCCTTCCCAGAGCTACCCATGAACCCCTGCCCAGGGCCTGGAGGCTGACTAGGAGGAGACGGAGTGGGCAGGGTGCCAGCACAGAGCCTGAGCTTCCTGTCCCTCCCCAGTGCTCCCAAGGAAGCAGCTTCTGGCAGTCCTGGTCCCAGCTGCATCACGTTCTTTGCATTTTCCCTCATCGAGGGCTACATCTCCATCGTCATGGATGCTGAGACCCAGAAGAAGTAGGTTGCCCCTGGCCCTGGGTGGACCGCAGTCCCTATGTCTGCCCAGGGAGGAAGGAGGCGGGGTGTCAGACTTGAGCTAACAGTGAGGCGGGAGGGGATGTCTGGGCATCCAGCCCACGGCCACTTGTGTCCCCAGGTTCCCCAGCGACCTCCTGCTGACGAGCTCCTCGGGAGAGCTGTGGAGGATGGTACGCATTGGCGGACAGCCCCTGGGCTTTGGTGAGAGCCTCTCCCTGTGCGCTGCGGGCCTGGGGAGGGCCTGGGGGGCAACCAGGGTGATCCACACAGACCCCTCCTCAACCTTCAGATGAATGTGGCATTGTGGCCCAGATCGCAGGACCTCTGGCTGCGGCTGACATCTCTGCTTACTACATCAGCACCTTCAACTTTGACCACGCCCTGGTGAGCGCTGCGGGCCGGAGCTCTGAGCAGCATTGAGGCccaggagggtgggggtggggtgagtaGGAGGTAGTCCTCGCTGGGCCAGGAAGTTGGGGTGGCCCCAACTCCTCCTCTGCCCCCCGCCCGCCGCAGGTGCCCGAGGACGGTATCAGCAGTGTCATTGAGGTCCTCCGGCGACGGCAAGAGGGCCAGGGCTCCTAAGGCTCACAGGGAGCAGCTTCCATGTTCTCCCTTCATCCCCAGGCTTCCAGAGACTTCTCTAAGCTATTTTCTCAAGCTCTGGGACAAGTCCtcttgccccctgccccctgccccctgttcCTGCTGGTGGACCCCTCCTTCCACTCTGTACATAAACTATGTGCAGGCACTGGCTCTCACATGGACATGCGTGTCTGCCCACATGGGAACACGGTGCTCTgggcttcctccaggaagccctcaacCCATCGCTCTCTGTGCAGCCTCGGCATTTGCACGTTCCCTGCCTGAGGCCCAAGCCATCCCCCCTTCTCAGAGCCCTGGGTACCAGGTAACTGGTACCTGGATAGGGCCCTAACTTCCGTTCTGCCTCTGGCTGGGGTACCAGCCCTGGCCAAGTAAGTTCTGACAGCGCCTCACCTTCCTGGGGCCTCCAAGAAaagtatttttacatttcttttctctcttttttaaatgacTTGTTAATAAAGGGCTTATAGTGACTGGGAAaagtatttttacatttcttctctctcttttttaaatgacTTGTTAATAAAGGGCTTATAGTGACTGGGCTGGACTCTGGTCCTTGGGGTTGTCTGAGCTCGGCCACAGCTGCTCTGTGCTCCACACGGGCCCTCTGCCTGAGGTCCTGGTTCTCCCCGTGTGGCTGGGTTGGGCTGGGCTCGCCTCCAAAGCAGTAGGTGAGCCActgccattttccagatgaggaacagAAGCTtttagaggtgaagtgacttagCCAAGGTCACATGATTCCTGGCTTGCTCTTCATTCCTAGTTGCTTCCAGAGTAGCCCAGAAGGTTCTCAACATTGGCAGCATCTCCCAGACCCTCTTGCCTGGGGTCCGCCAACTTTCCCTGCTGCCTTAGATATAATTGGCTTGTGTGAAACACCCTCAAGGAGGACCCAAAAGCACCTTTTTCCAGCCGCCACCTGCTTTCTTTTGGACCACACCTGAGTTCTGGATGTCTCTCACAGGAGTCCCTTTTGGCCAAGAGATCAGCCAGTTCTTGCTACCAGGGCTCTCCTACAAGAGTGGTGGGAACAGGGATGGCCCAGGGAGTCCATACAGAGGGCATCCCCTGGCCAGGCCAGGACAAGGGCCTGGAGAGACCATCTGTTCTGCCCTCGACGGCTACGTGCCAGGGCCGAAGGCTCGGCACATCTGGGCCTGGATTCCTGTCACAGTGGGGATGCCTCCCTAATCCGTGAGGCTGGGATTCCGCAGTGGCCTGATGGGGCCCCACAGATGTGCCGGGGAGGTTATCAGGTACCCTCAGCCCAGACCCGCCTGCCCGCAGAAAGGGAAGAAGGGTGTGACTTCGGCGTATTCAGAAGTCTCGGTGGCTCCCCAGAAAAGCCAGAACGAGGGCCAGGCCTCTGGCAGTGCGCCCGACCTGTCGCTGGGAACCCGGGCTGCAGATCAGAGGAGCAGAGAGCACAGCCCAGCCTGGTGAGTGAGCAGTCGGAGACCCTGGGCCGGCCCCTCccccttggcctcagtttccccctgtgCACTGAGCCCGAGCAGGCAGCTCCTTCAAAACCCTAGACTTCTTGGCCCCAGGAAGGAAGGGGGCGATTCTTTGTGGGATGTCTTGGGGTAGGGGCGGCTGGTTCCTCCTCTCTCTGGCGGGCCCACCATTGGCCCTGGCACAAGGGGCATCCTGGGCTGAGGTGGGGGATTTAGAGCCAGAACTCTTGGGGCTGTGACCTGGCCACATGTCCAGCACCAGAGGTCTGTCCACCTCTCTGTCTGCTATTGAGTCACTACCCGATTTAGATGTTCCTGTCATCCTGGCTTTCCAAGTGTGTCAGGCCTCACCCAGTCCCCCAGACCAGGTCCTAATCTGGCATTGGTTGGTTCTTGGGGCCGCCTACAGGTctggcctggctggggctggaCTGACTTGGACCCAGGCATAAAGACCAGCGTATGCATATACCTCTCTTGGCCACAGGTGTGCCAGTCTATGTGGAGGGGTTTTAGCTTCCGGGACGTTCGGGTCCTTGAGGGTGGCTGGGCCAGCCCTCGGCCTTCCCCAGGTTACAGGTGGGGAGACAGAG
This window encodes:
- the CASTOR1 gene encoding cytosolic arginine sensor for mTORC1 subunit 1 isoform X1; its protein translation is MELHILEHRVRVLSLARPGLWLYTHPLIKLLFLPRRSRCKFFSLTETPEDYTLMVDEEGFKELPPSEFLQVAEATWLVLNVSSHSGATVQAAGVTKIARSVIAPLAEHHVSVLMLSTYQTDFILVREQDLSVVIHTLAQEFDIYREVGGEPVPVARDDSSNGFPRAQHAGPSPTVHPIQSPQNRFCVLTLDPETLPAIATTLIDVLFYSYSAPKEAASGSPGPSCITFFAFSLIEGYISIVMDAETQKKFPSDLLLTSSSGELWRMMNVALWPRSQDLWLRLTSLLTTSAPSTLTTPWCPRTVSAVSLRSSGDGKRARAPKAHREQLPCSPFIPRLPETSLSYFLKLWDKSSCPLPPAPCSCWWTPPSTLYINYVQALALTWTCVSAHMGTRCSGLPPGSPQPIALCAASAFARSLPEAQAIPPSQSPGYQVTGTWIGP
- the CASTOR1 gene encoding cytosolic arginine sensor for mTORC1 subunit 1 isoform X2, coding for MELHILEHRVRVLSLARPGLWLYTHPLIKLLFLPRRSRCKFFSLTETPEDYTLMVDEEGFKELPPSEFLQVAEATWLVLNVSSHSGATVQAAGVTKIARSVIAPLAEHHVSVLMLSTYQTDFILVREQDLSVVIHTLAQEFDIYREVGGEPVPVARDDSSNGFPRAQHGPSPTVHPIQSPQNRFCVLTLDPETLPAIATTLIDVLFYSYSAPKEAASGSPGPSCITFFAFSLIEGYISIVMDAETQKKFPSDLLLTSSSGELWRMMNVALWPRSQDLWLRLTSLLTTSAPSTLTTPWCPRTVSAVSLRSSGDGKRARAPKAHREQLPCSPFIPRLPETSLSYFLKLWDKSSCPLPPAPCSCWWTPPSTLYINYVQALALTWTCVSAHMGTRCSGLPPGSPQPIALCAASAFARSLPEAQAIPPSQSPGYQVTGTWIGP
- the CASTOR1 gene encoding cytosolic arginine sensor for mTORC1 subunit 1 isoform X3, with product MELHILEHRVRVLSLARPGLWLYTHPLIKLLFLPRRSRCKFFSLTETPEDYTLMVDEEGFKELPPSEFLQVAEATWLVLNVSSHSGATVQAAGVTKIARSVIAPLAEHHVSVLMLSTYQTDFILVREQDLSVVIHTLAQEFDIYREVGGEPVPVARDDSSNGFPRAQHAGPSPTVHPIQSPQNRFCVLTLDPETLPAIATTLIDVLFYSYSAPKEAASGSPGPSCITFFAFSLIEGYISIVMDAETQKKFPSDLLLTSSSGELWRMVRIGGQPLGFDECGIVAQIAGPLAAADISAYYISTFNFDHALVPEDGISSVIEVLRRRQEGQGS
- the CASTOR1 gene encoding cytosolic arginine sensor for mTORC1 subunit 1 isoform X4 → MELHILEHRVRVLSLARPGLWLYTHPLIKLLFLPRRSRCKFFSLTETPEDYTLMVDEEGFKELPPSEFLQVAEATWLVLNVSSHSGATVQAAGVTKIARSVIAPLAEHHVSVLMLSTYQTDFILVREQDLSVVIHTLAQEFDIYREVGGEPVPVARDDSSNGFPRAQHGPSPTVHPIQSPQNRFCVLTLDPETLPAIATTLIDVLFYSYSAPKEAASGSPGPSCITFFAFSLIEGYISIVMDAETQKKFPSDLLLTSSSGELWRMVRIGGQPLGFDECGIVAQIAGPLAAADISAYYISTFNFDHALVPEDGISSVIEVLRRRQEGQGS